Proteins found in one Nitratiruptor sp. SB155-2 genomic segment:
- the folP gene encoding dihydropteroate synthase yields MTIQKIDTHIDASKLMKKIGVDKPGITIMSKKCEVMLFLIKNLHVGAANILKQDALSVGADVALPNGTITCAFKSVDVLLMGTRKHIEILSRKELAQPYGLKSLAKELQRYLKRNRFETKIMGIINANDDSFYPGSRFQGEKALEAIERMIVDGADIIDIGGMSTRPGSEEISEEEELARVKPIIDALKKNHFPVLFSIDTYRPKVAEYALQNGFHILNDITGLESDELAQIASRYGATVVIMHKKGRPKDMQNNPFYEDVVVEVSRFFEERIEKAKRFDIKNIILDPGIGFGKRLQDNIELIRDLSEFTKFGYEVLVGASRKSMIDAIVPAAVQERLPGTLAIHLKAIQNGASIIRCHDVKEHHQAIRVYQALESIK; encoded by the coding sequence GTGACGATACAAAAGATCGATACACACATTGATGCTTCCAAATTGATGAAAAAGATTGGTGTCGATAAACCCGGTATCACCATCATGTCCAAAAAGTGTGAAGTAATGCTTTTTTTGATCAAAAATCTTCACGTGGGTGCTGCCAATATTTTGAAGCAGGATGCATTGAGTGTCGGGGCCGATGTAGCGCTTCCAAACGGGACCATTACTTGCGCATTCAAATCGGTCGATGTTTTATTGATGGGAACGAGAAAACATATAGAGATTTTGAGTCGAAAAGAGCTTGCTCAGCCATATGGTCTGAAATCTTTGGCGAAAGAGTTGCAAAGATATCTGAAAAGAAATCGGTTCGAGACAAAAATAATGGGGATCATCAATGCCAATGATGACAGTTTCTATCCCGGAAGTCGATTTCAAGGAGAAAAAGCTCTTGAAGCGATTGAGAGAATGATCGTTGATGGGGCGGACATCATCGATATAGGAGGCATGAGCACCAGACCGGGCAGTGAAGAGATCAGTGAAGAAGAGGAATTGGCAAGAGTGAAGCCGATTATAGATGCACTCAAAAAAAACCATTTTCCTGTACTGTTCAGCATTGATACCTATAGGCCAAAAGTAGCCGAATATGCGTTGCAAAATGGATTTCATATCTTAAATGACATTACTGGACTAGAGAGTGACGAGCTTGCACAGATAGCTTCCAGGTATGGTGCGACAGTTGTCATCATGCATAAAAAAGGGCGTCCAAAGGATATGCAAAACAATCCTTTTTATGAAGATGTGGTTGTAGAGGTAAGCCGTTTTTTCGAAGAGAGAATCGAAAAAGCGAAACGATTTGATATCAAAAATATTATTTTGGATCCTGGTATCGGTTTTGGAAAGAGACTGCAAGACAATATAGAGTTGATCAGAGATTTGAGTGAGTTTACGAAATTTGGTTATGAGGTTTTAGTGGGAGCCAGTAGAAAATCGATGATCGATGCAATCGTTCCAGCTGCTGTGCAAGAGCGTCTTCCAGGAACATTGGCCATCCATCTCAAAGCAATTCAAAATGGTGCCTCCATCATTCGCTGTCACGATGTCAAAGAGCATCATCAAGCAATCAGGGTATATCAAGCATTGGAGAGTATAAAGTGA
- a CDS encoding DNA polymerase III subunit delta', with the protein MIDGQSKIIICEDFEAIKLQFQEGLESENLAIFEESEIKLELAKEAIKEAFIATKEKKYILLFGNRFNIYAQNALLKVLEEPPKNVCFILISKAKSTFLPTILSRLPVVKEKSKEAQEIDLEKFDLEILYELVKRKDITKVEAKELIKSMLKFALKNGYPLSQREMDYFSNALHLIELNTNISNVLITAGLILLTHKKRRR; encoded by the coding sequence ATGATAGATGGCCAAAGTAAAATCATTATTTGTGAAGATTTTGAAGCTATAAAACTGCAGTTTCAAGAAGGGCTTGAGTCCGAAAATCTTGCTATATTCGAAGAGAGCGAGATAAAACTGGAACTTGCCAAAGAGGCGATCAAAGAGGCTTTTATCGCTACGAAAGAGAAAAAATATATTTTGCTTTTTGGGAACAGATTTAATATCTATGCCCAAAATGCTCTTTTAAAAGTTTTGGAAGAACCCCCAAAAAATGTCTGTTTCATCCTGATTTCCAAAGCAAAATCCACTTTTTTGCCAACGATTCTTTCCAGACTTCCCGTAGTGAAAGAAAAAAGCAAAGAGGCGCAAGAGATAGATTTGGAAAAGTTTGATTTGGAGATTTTATATGAACTCGTCAAACGAAAAGATATAACAAAAGTTGAAGCAAAAGAGCTTATCAAATCGATGCTAAAATTTGCTTTGAAAAACGGATATCCTCTCTCACAACGTGAGATGGACTACTTTTCCAACGCACTGCATCTTATCGAGCTCAATACAAATATCTCCAACGTTTTGATCACGGCCGGTTTGATTTTGTTAACCCATAAAAAGAGGCGAAGGTGA
- a CDS encoding HobA family DNA replication regulator produces MSEQTTFDQWTLKTIRYDKSMMNWLEERRYEWLPLAMDALKKIISGYSVLMLTDDERDWFCDYAITTFNKSLKTRPFIPIYNLKKTAPYLKNIQTNEDIELFFDMLDISYAGEYFIWYVGRSNYPLVKIAKRKDDSFLWIMDEDMQNNFTLKSYDELLDMKLLQLFRLFEKSLDAAIFGEFALQI; encoded by the coding sequence ATGAGCGAACAAACCACTTTTGATCAATGGACTCTAAAGACTATCCGCTACGATAAAAGTATGATGAACTGGCTGGAGGAGCGTCGCTATGAGTGGCTTCCTCTGGCTATGGATGCTTTAAAGAAGATCATATCGGGCTATAGTGTATTGATGCTCACAGACGATGAACGGGACTGGTTTTGTGACTACGCTATCACGACATTTAACAAATCGCTGAAAACCCGTCCTTTCATTCCCATCTACAATCTCAAAAAAACAGCTCCTTATCTCAAAAATATCCAGACAAACGAAGATATAGAGCTTTTTTTTGATATGCTCGATATTTCCTATGCCGGGGAGTATTTTATCTGGTATGTGGGCCGGTCCAACTATCCTTTGGTCAAAATAGCGAAACGGAAAGATGACAGTTTTTTATGGATCATGGACGAGGATATGCAGAACAATTTTACGCTTAAATCCTATGATGAACTCCTCGATATGAAACTGTTGCAGCTTTTTCGTCTTTTTGAAAAGAGCCTGGATGCGGCGATTTTTGGAGAGTTTGCATTACAAATATGA
- a CDS encoding aspartate kinase, producing the protein MLIVQKYGGTSVGSLERIENVAKRVAQTKKAGNDVVVVVSAMSGETNKLIEFAKHFSATPSRRDMDLLLSSGERVTAALLSIALNEMGYPTVAMTGRQAGIVTDKSHTVARIEKINPEPMQNALKEGKIVVVAGFQGITEDGQVTTLGRGGSDLTAVAIAGALHADKCEIYSDVDGVYTTDPRIEPKAKKLEKISYDEMLELASLGAKVLQNRSVELAKKLGVVIEAKSSFNDNPGTIITKEEDIMEKPLVSGIALDKNQARVSLRGVKDRPGIAAEIFKALASENINVDMIVQTIGEDGKTNLDFTVPQNELERVKKVMEQFKEEYEKIEYDPDVAKVSIVGVGMKSHSGVASKAFETMAKENINIEMISTSEIKISMIIDEKYGELAVRALHAAYELDK; encoded by the coding sequence ATGTTGATCGTACAAAAATATGGGGGAACGAGTGTTGGATCGCTTGAGCGGATAGAAAATGTTGCCAAAAGGGTGGCACAAACGAAAAAAGCCGGCAACGATGTGGTAGTTGTAGTCTCTGCTATGAGCGGAGAGACCAATAAATTGATCGAGTTTGCAAAGCATTTCAGTGCTACGCCAAGCAGAAGAGATATGGATTTGCTTTTAAGCAGTGGTGAACGTGTCACTGCGGCACTGCTTTCAATCGCTTTAAATGAGATGGGCTATCCCACCGTTGCGATGACAGGACGGCAAGCTGGCATCGTGACAGACAAATCCCATACTGTCGCACGTATCGAAAAGATCAATCCAGAGCCGATGCAAAATGCCTTGAAAGAGGGTAAGATTGTAGTCGTTGCAGGATTTCAGGGAATTACGGAAGATGGTCAGGTAACGACACTTGGTCGCGGTGGAAGCGATTTGACTGCGGTCGCCATCGCTGGGGCTCTCCATGCAGATAAGTGTGAAATATATTCTGATGTGGATGGTGTCTATACGACAGATCCGAGGATTGAGCCAAAAGCGAAGAAGTTAGAGAAAATTAGCTACGACGAGATGTTGGAACTTGCGAGTCTTGGTGCAAAAGTACTGCAAAACAGAAGCGTGGAACTTGCAAAGAAACTGGGCGTCGTGATTGAAGCGAAAAGCAGTTTCAACGACAATCCAGGAACTATCATTACAAAGGAAGAGGATATCATGGAAAAACCTTTGGTGAGCGGCATTGCGCTTGATAAGAATCAAGCACGAGTGAGTCTAAGAGGTGTCAAGGACAGACCGGGTATTGCAGCGGAGATATTCAAAGCGTTGGCCAGTGAAAATATCAATGTGGACATGATCGTGCAGACGATCGGTGAAGATGGCAAAACAAACCTTGATTTTACTGTTCCGCAAAATGAGCTAGAGAGAGTGAAAAAGGTGATGGAGCAGTTTAAAGAGGAGTATGAAAAGATTGAATATGATCCCGATGTTGCAAAAGTAAGTATTGTCGGGGTTGGTATGAAGTCTCATAGCGGCGTTGCCAGCAAAGCTTTCGAGACCATGGCAAAAGAGAATATCAATATCGAAATGATCAGCACCAGCGAGATCAAAATATCGATGATCATCGATGAAAAATATGGAGAGCTTGCGGTCCGGGCTTTGCACGCCGCATACGAACTGGATAAATGA
- a CDS encoding RNA pyrophosphohydrolase has translation MEKKRYRPNVAAIVLSSNYPKKVEFFIAARSDVPDSWQFPQGGIDKGESPKEALLRELKEEIGTDKIEIIAEFPEWVSYDFPKKIAKKMYPYDGQTQKYFLVKLKPEAKIDLDTKEPEFNDYKFVPYKDLFHYVTFFKRPVYKKVLEYFKKEGYF, from the coding sequence ATGGAAAAAAAGAGATATAGGCCGAATGTGGCAGCAATTGTATTGAGTAGCAACTATCCAAAAAAAGTGGAGTTTTTCATTGCTGCAAGAAGTGATGTGCCAGATTCGTGGCAGTTTCCTCAAGGTGGTATCGATAAGGGTGAGAGTCCCAAAGAGGCCTTGCTTCGAGAGCTTAAAGAGGAGATTGGCACAGATAAGATAGAAATCATTGCCGAATTTCCGGAGTGGGTGAGTTACGATTTTCCAAAAAAGATAGCGAAAAAGATGTATCCTTACGATGGGCAGACCCAAAAATATTTTCTTGTCAAGCTCAAACCCGAAGCGAAAATCGATCTGGATACAAAAGAGCCGGAGTTCAATGATTATAAATTTGTTCCATACAAGGATCTTTTTCATTATGTGACATTTTTCAAAAGACCGGTCTATAAAAAAGTTTTGGAGTATTTCAAAAAAGAGGGGTATTTTTGA
- the hemW gene encoding radical SAM family heme chaperone HemW, whose translation MLLYCHIPFCDSKCHYCAFNSFTSNHHLKKEYMDAFLRQLKFDLDRFGVKKLETVYIGGGTPSTIKPKLYEPLFDTITNLIDEDTEITIEANPNSATKSWLEGVKSLGITRISFGVQSFHEEKLKLLGRAHTPQDAIKAVETAFKAGIEHISIDLIYDTILDSKELLQNEVMQAIKLPIDHISAYALILEEGTPFENKMEMKKDDEHQGYFLKELIPFEQYEVSNFGEYRSKHNLGYWQLKSYLGIGCGAVGFAHKKRYYPSSDLLAYIKNPTMYEEEILSESELRFEKIFLGLRSIVGVDMQLLDAQKVALLQEEKKVEIREGRLYNKNFFLADEIALFLCEET comes from the coding sequence TTGCTTCTATATTGTCACATCCCTTTTTGTGATAGCAAATGTCATTACTGCGCTTTCAACTCCTTTACTTCCAATCATCATCTAAAAAAAGAGTATATGGACGCATTTTTACGACAACTCAAATTTGACCTTGACCGTTTTGGAGTCAAAAAGCTTGAGACAGTCTACATTGGTGGTGGTACTCCCTCCACCATAAAACCGAAACTCTACGAGCCCCTTTTTGACACAATAACCAATCTCATTGATGAAGATACAGAAATCACCATTGAAGCCAATCCAAACAGCGCTACCAAATCCTGGCTGGAAGGGGTAAAATCTTTGGGAATCACCCGTATCAGTTTCGGCGTACAAAGCTTTCATGAAGAAAAATTGAAACTTCTTGGAAGAGCCCATACTCCACAAGATGCCATCAAAGCGGTAGAAACGGCTTTCAAAGCTGGAATTGAGCATATCAGTATCGATCTTATTTACGACACCATACTCGATAGCAAAGAGCTATTGCAAAATGAGGTCATGCAAGCAATCAAGCTTCCTATAGATCACATATCAGCATACGCCCTCATCTTAGAAGAGGGAACACCCTTTGAAAACAAGATGGAGATGAAAAAAGATGACGAACACCAAGGCTATTTTCTAAAAGAGCTCATTCCATTCGAACAGTACGAGGTCTCCAATTTTGGAGAGTACCGTTCGAAGCACAATCTTGGATACTGGCAACTCAAATCCTATCTTGGCATAGGATGTGGTGCTGTCGGATTTGCTCACAAAAAACGATATTATCCAAGCAGTGATCTTTTAGCATATATCAAAAATCCAACGATGTATGAAGAAGAAATCTTAAGTGAAAGTGAACTCCGATTCGAAAAGATATTTTTGGGACTTCGCAGCATTGTAGGAGTCGATATGCAACTTCTCGATGCCCAAAAAGTCGCTCTACTTCAAGAAGAGAAAAAAGTCGAGATACGAGAAGGAAGACTCTATAACAAAAACTTTTTTTTAGCTGATGAAATAGCTCTGTTTCTATGCGAAGAAACTTGA
- a CDS encoding DUF1566 domain-containing protein, translated as MKFVLLFVPILLFAQVKEIPGTYTYLEALHACKKLGKEWRIAEIWELFELRGQVKRFGKDKLYWSGNTLGEARIEKNIRHESEIFVQNKAIPAFAFYLQDGDITPTPKDTKAYVICTNEAKIHQLDQDFKKLANGMVADYKNKIYWEPYDKKRDAKKSNYEEAQQYCENLHLFGRSWRLPTVDELYSIVNYNYVKPAVNKKIFGHMHHKYYLSDDEFNDDEVYLVGFAVGSVATGPKNERYFFRCVSDMEEVAKTYGIFDPYMEIQEIVESKREQKIKLQDLFEIVKRYELDSKSVQLIQDFLRTIKSEKLQSIKKKILHNIRIKSSFFA; from the coding sequence ATGAAATTTGTACTACTTTTTGTACCTATATTGCTTTTTGCCCAAGTAAAAGAAATACCTGGGACATACACCTATTTAGAAGCGTTGCATGCGTGCAAAAAACTTGGAAAAGAGTGGAGAATAGCAGAGATTTGGGAGCTTTTTGAACTCAGAGGTCAAGTAAAACGATTTGGAAAAGATAAGCTGTATTGGAGCGGTAATACTTTGGGTGAGGCAAGAATTGAGAAAAATATCCGTCACGAGAGTGAAATATTTGTCCAAAACAAAGCGATCCCCGCTTTTGCATTTTATCTGCAAGACGGAGATATTACACCTACACCAAAAGATACGAAAGCGTATGTCATCTGTACAAATGAAGCAAAGATCCATCAACTGGACCAAGATTTTAAAAAGCTTGCAAACGGTATGGTGGCAGACTATAAGAACAAAATCTATTGGGAACCGTACGATAAAAAACGAGATGCAAAAAAGTCCAATTATGAAGAGGCGCAGCAATACTGCGAGAATCTCCATCTTTTTGGAAGATCTTGGCGTTTGCCGACAGTGGATGAACTCTATTCCATTGTCAACTACAACTATGTCAAACCTGCTGTGAATAAAAAGATTTTTGGTCACATGCATCACAAATACTACTTAAGCGACGATGAATTTAATGATGATGAGGTCTATTTGGTTGGATTTGCCGTTGGTAGTGTGGCTACGGGTCCGAAAAATGAACGCTATTTTTTCCGTTGTGTCAGTGATATGGAGGAGGTTGCCAAAACCTATGGGATCTTTGATCCTTATATGGAGATACAAGAGATTGTAGAATCAAAGCGAGAGCAAAAAATAAAACTGCAAGATCTTTTTGAAATTGTAAAGCGATATGAACTCGATAGTAAAAGCGTTCAGTTGATTCAAGATTTTTTACGAACTATCAAATCAGAAAAATTGCAATCTATCAAGAAAAAGATTTTACATAATATTCGAATCAAATCAAGTTTCTTCGCATAG
- the tatB gene encoding Sec-independent protein translocase protein TatB — MFGMGFTEILMIAVVAVIFLGPDKLPQFLVDVAKFFRSVKRAVNDAKTQLEQEVKLTELKDEALEYKEKFRSVTEEMGSITAELQEDPLAEVEEIKSAIESEPKREVVKFKKKKLIDEDKDQVNV; from the coding sequence ATGTTTGGCATGGGTTTTACTGAGATATTGATGATTGCCGTTGTGGCAGTTATTTTTTTGGGACCAGACAAGTTACCGCAATTTCTTGTGGATGTAGCCAAGTTTTTTAGAAGCGTCAAACGAGCGGTGAATGATGCAAAAACGCAGCTAGAGCAGGAAGTAAAACTCACTGAACTCAAAGACGAAGCTCTCGAATACAAAGAAAAATTCCGTTCAGTTACCGAAGAGATGGGTTCCATCACCGCAGAACTTCAAGAAGATCCTTTGGCGGAAGTGGAAGAGATCAAATCTGCAATCGAGAGCGAACCGAAACGGGAAGTTGTAAAATTCAAAAAGAAAAAACTGATTGATGAAGATAAGGATCAAGTGAATGTTTGA
- the tatC gene encoding twin-arginine translocase subunit TatC, with protein sequence MFEELKPHLAELRKRLLIIIATLFVMFVVCFGFWEHILDWMIMPLKQALPPGSNVIFTKVGEAFFTALKVSFFASLIVSLPVIFWQLWLFIAPGLYEHEKKLVLPFVIAATGMFVTGALFAYYVVFPFGFSYLINFGSQLFTALPSIGEYVGFFTKLMIGFGIAFELPVITFFLAKLGLVTDESLKSFFKYAIIIIFLVAALLTPPDVLSQLLMAGPLVILYGVSILIAKMVNPAQPEEEEEEESE encoded by the coding sequence ATGTTTGAAGAGCTCAAACCCCATTTAGCAGAACTTCGTAAAAGACTCCTCATTATCATCGCAACCCTTTTTGTGATGTTTGTGGTCTGTTTTGGATTTTGGGAACATATTCTGGATTGGATGATCATGCCTTTGAAACAAGCCCTTCCTCCAGGAAGCAATGTCATCTTTACCAAGGTTGGTGAAGCGTTTTTTACTGCACTCAAAGTCTCCTTTTTTGCTTCCTTGATCGTGAGCTTACCAGTCATTTTTTGGCAGTTGTGGCTCTTTATCGCTCCAGGACTGTATGAACATGAAAAAAAGCTTGTTCTTCCTTTCGTGATTGCAGCAACGGGAATGTTTGTTACAGGAGCACTTTTTGCATACTATGTGGTCTTCCCTTTTGGATTTAGCTATTTGATCAATTTCGGCTCCCAGCTCTTTACCGCACTGCCAAGTATCGGAGAGTATGTGGGATTTTTTACGAAACTGATGATAGGCTTTGGCATCGCTTTTGAACTCCCTGTTATAACATTTTTCCTGGCAAAGCTCGGCCTTGTCACAGACGAGAGTCTCAAAAGTTTTTTCAAATATGCCATCATCATCATCTTTTTGGTTGCAGCTCTGCTCACTCCACCGGATGTTCTCAGTCAGCTCTTGATGGCTGGGCCACTGGTCATATTATATGGAGTATCGATTCTTATAGCTAAGATGGTCAATCCTGCCCAACCTGAAGAGGAAGAGGAAGAGGAGAGCGAATAA
- the queA gene encoding tRNA preQ1(34) S-adenosylmethionine ribosyltransferase-isomerase QueA → MLDPLKVDSYDYHLPPHLIAKEPVQPADRAKLLIYDRKTDTITHTIFKNLPQFLPQKTHIVFNDTKVIKARIFGHKSSGGKIELLINRPLENERFNVFIRGKVKVGTTLHFSQGLQAIVEELIEDGTRIVTFYHDEKRLSFHELLPILDTIGSIPLPPYIDRAAKKEDETNYQPIFAKKAGAVAAPTASLHFTEQMLNSMAKEFPFHFVTLHVGAGTFKPVEANLITEHAMHSEYYEIPKDTIEVIESDEKVLAVGTTVTRTIEYYVRTKKSFGECDLFLNPLNPPKRVDHLLTNFHLPKSTLIMLVASFIGLETTKRVYQEAIEKEYRFYSYGDAMLIL, encoded by the coding sequence ATGCTCGATCCCTTGAAGGTGGATAGCTACGACTATCACCTTCCCCCTCACCTCATAGCAAAAGAGCCGGTGCAACCAGCAGACAGGGCAAAACTGTTAATCTATGATAGAAAAACAGATACTATCACTCATACGATTTTTAAAAATCTTCCACAATTTCTTCCCCAAAAGACACATATTGTTTTCAACGATACAAAAGTGATAAAAGCCAGAATTTTTGGCCATAAAAGCAGTGGTGGTAAAATAGAACTGCTCATCAATCGTCCTTTAGAAAATGAGAGATTCAATGTCTTTATCCGGGGAAAAGTGAAGGTTGGAACAACGCTTCACTTTTCTCAAGGCCTCCAAGCCATAGTAGAAGAGCTGATTGAAGATGGAACTCGTATCGTCACATTTTATCACGACGAAAAGCGGCTATCCTTTCATGAACTTTTACCGATTCTTGATACAATTGGCTCAATTCCGCTCCCACCATATATCGATCGAGCGGCGAAAAAAGAGGATGAAACGAACTATCAGCCAATCTTTGCCAAAAAGGCAGGGGCCGTCGCGGCACCGACCGCATCACTCCATTTCACTGAACAGATGCTCAATTCTATGGCAAAAGAGTTTCCATTCCATTTTGTAACGCTCCATGTGGGAGCCGGTACGTTCAAACCCGTGGAAGCCAACCTCATCACCGAACACGCCATGCATTCAGAATATTATGAAATCCCCAAAGATACTATTGAAGTGATTGAAAGTGACGAAAAAGTTCTGGCAGTAGGCACGACCGTCACGAGAACGATCGAATATTACGTCCGGACGAAAAAAAGCTTTGGAGAGTGTGACCTTTTCTTAAATCCTCTCAATCCCCCCAAAAGAGTCGATCATCTTCTTACCAACTTTCATCTGCCAAAATCGACGCTTATTATGTTGGTAGCCTCATTCATTGGACTGGAAACGACCAAAAGAGTCTATCAAGAGGCCATTGAAAAAGAGTACCGGTTTTACAGCTATGGCGATGCGATGCTTATCTTATGA
- a CDS encoding SixA phosphatase family protein, which yields MQLLFIRHAKALSREEWQEDDLLRPLSKDGIKKAKLFFKKFPLMFQIDVIVSSKAVRAVQTAKLLQEVYPNAKYYETSRLNPGATPLKYEEMIERFRSYQNVAFIGHEPDISQTISHLIGCEEANILIKKGSVTQLQGDHIFELTGMIYPKLLRNLEC from the coding sequence ATGCAACTACTATTTATCAGACATGCTAAGGCATTATCGAGAGAGGAGTGGCAAGAGGATGATCTATTGCGTCCACTCAGCAAAGATGGTATCAAAAAAGCCAAATTATTTTTCAAAAAATTTCCTTTGATGTTTCAGATCGATGTCATCGTATCTTCTAAAGCTGTGCGTGCAGTTCAAACGGCCAAACTGTTACAAGAAGTCTATCCCAACGCGAAATACTACGAAACTTCCAGACTCAATCCAGGAGCGACACCACTCAAATATGAAGAGATGATCGAACGGTTCCGAAGCTATCAAAATGTGGCTTTCATAGGACATGAACCCGATATTTCACAAACAATCTCCCATCTCATCGGATGTGAGGAGGCAAACATCCTTATCAAAAAGGGTTCAGTGACTCAATTGCAAGGGGATCATATTTTCGAACTTACAGGTATGATCTATCCAAAGCTTTTACGCAACCTGGAGTGCTAA
- the xth gene encoding exodeoxyribonuclease III, producing MKIATFNVNSINARLELVKRWLSEKNPIDILCLQEIKCEENRFPFKDFEELGFQCAVFGQKAYNGVAICSKYGFEEVQKGFGDPFWDGQKRFIQAKINGTHFCNVYAPHGDFDGEKHIYKLQFFKHLKEYMTQFDLKKENIVVVGDMNVAREDIDVWDAELLRNTIGFMDDEREAFEDFLSIGLVDLFRECHPDTKQFTWWDYKNGAVWRDEGMRIDYILTSPAMKERCESIEVDMWTRKRRSPTPSDHAPVVGVFRDQKKL from the coding sequence ATGAAAATAGCCACATTTAACGTCAATTCCATCAATGCCCGACTTGAACTGGTCAAAAGATGGTTAAGTGAGAAAAATCCTATCGATATTTTATGCCTGCAAGAGATTAAATGCGAAGAGAATCGTTTCCCTTTCAAAGATTTTGAAGAGCTTGGCTTTCAGTGTGCCGTTTTTGGTCAAAAAGCCTACAACGGCGTTGCCATCTGTTCAAAATATGGTTTTGAGGAGGTACAAAAAGGGTTTGGCGATCCTTTCTGGGATGGACAGAAGCGTTTCATTCAAGCAAAAATCAATGGCACTCACTTCTGCAATGTATATGCTCCTCATGGAGATTTTGATGGTGAAAAGCACATCTACAAACTGCAGTTTTTTAAACATCTCAAAGAGTATATGACGCAATTCGATCTAAAAAAAGAGAATATTGTAGTTGTAGGTGATATGAATGTGGCAAGAGAGGATATCGATGTATGGGATGCCGAGCTCCTTCGTAACACAATCGGTTTTATGGACGATGAGCGAGAAGCATTCGAAGATTTTTTATCTATAGGTCTTGTTGATCTCTTTCGGGAATGCCATCCCGATACGAAACAGTTTACCTGGTGGGATTACAAAAACGGAGCCGTATGGAGAGACGAAGGAATGCGAATCGACTATATCCTAACTTCACCTGCCATGAAGGAGCGTTGTGAATCGATTGAAGTGGATATGTGGACGAGGAAGAGAAGATCCCCTACTCCAAGTGATCATGCACCGGTAGTCGGAGTATTTCGTGATCAAAAAAAATTATAA